The window CTCAATCTGTGTAACTATCCGATTGGATGATTCTTTTAGATTCTCCGTGTAGTTCTGTTTGATAGGATGACTTTTTTCAGGTTCTCTCAGTCCGTGTAGatctttgatttgattttgtgCTTTATCCATCGTACATGATTGGTATATAGAGTGATTaataagaacaaaaaaaattctacctTTTTTATCACGGACGGTGGGTCTTCTTTTCTCCGTGTCATTGATGAatcggacttttcttttttttttctttttatatgatGAGGGCATCATCACCATGGATAAACCATAATGATGTTTTACCTAATCGAACATAAGGTGCAAGCTTCTTATGAatcggagaggtgtatcgatcgctaagggcGCAACGCAATgccttgtacggttgtagtcggatcatcaacgtttcttccaaatcgtagttatctcaactcaccgaaagatcggtcCAAACAACAGCTTTGAGCATCTTGAGTGGAGCTCAGGGTTTAtcattatatatttgttcgcctttttttttatcacgaTGACGAAAACACCTTCAATtttttaagtatttttttaagtagtagagatagagataataGAAAGATTAAACAAGATTCGATAGACGCATGTGATGATATCTCTAATCTAAAAAATATACCAACTTAGTCTTGGAGATTCTCATAGAGATATGTTGTGCGTGTGTGCTTTCATATGGATCAATGTGCACGTGTTTATATGAATGCATGTATCTATACTGTGtttcgaaaaaaaatacaacctgTTCTCAACGCTATATTGACGTGAAAGTAAAGTGAAAGTCTTTTTTACTTTCACGTAGAATAATtgattttgtatttttcttATTTACTTAAAGTTGTCTTTATAAATTTTAGCAAATGAGATATTTTCAATAGACTTTCATGTCTAACCGGAGGACCGTAGCGtttaaaaaggaaagaaaataaataaagaaaatggGAACCGTTTTCTCGCTCCCCTTCCCAGGCGCTATCTCCTCCCACCACTCGAACCTTATCCCCTCCAGGCGCCTCACTCGAACCTTAATTTCGTGTTCTAgttagaaatttggaatttagAAACACAGCTGGATTGGGGTTCTCCTATGGATCATGCTTCAGATTTTATTTAGGTGGATTAGAGTCTTATTCCTTTCGATTTTGGAACGACCTGGGCTACGGACTACACACGTTAGGATTTTTATcgatctctttttctttctttggccGCTGTAAAATAGCGAAGATAGAGGGCCACTCAGTCGGAATCGACGGACGAATCGGTCGGAATTGACGCACGAAAATTTTGTGACGAAAGGAAAATTTTGCCAAAGGAAAATTACGATTCTTTATATTAGTTAAGATTTATGAATTTGATCGGCCAGTCGTCCGTCGAAATCATGGAGGAGGCAGTCGACGCATCTGCCGCTCTGGATCCCAAGCTTGCTCCTCTGCTGCTGTtcggcggccacggcgacgcCACGTTCCTGTACAGCGTGCCGAAGAGAGCGCTGCTGGCGCCAATGCCAACGCCAACGAgggtgggcgacggcggcgtcgacgacatGATGAGAGGCCACCGCTGGTGGACCACGGCGCAGGGCTGGTTGCTCATGGCGCGCCGCGGCTCGCCGTGCACTTTCCTATGGGACCCTTTCACCGGCCGCCGTGTCAGGCTGCCCCCCGACCACGACGGCACCGTCCTCACCGCCGAAGGCAGCCATCGCCGGAGGTGCCTCCTGTCATGCTGTGGTCCCATGGACCCGACCAGCTGCACCGATCTCGTCATCGACCTCGCCGACCCGGAGCTCTGGTATTGCCGTCCCGGCGACAACCACTGGGTGAAGCTCCATCAGCAACCGTACCAGTACCGCAACCCTGCCCACCGTGACGCCATCATCAGTTTTTTACGCAAGTTTACGGCGATCGACGGCAAGTTCTACACCGAACTACACACCGGCAATGTCGGCGTCCTCGAGTTCTCGCCGGAGGTTGCCGAGGGGAACTAATTCCCCTCGGCCCACCGGCACCCGTTGTCAAGCGTTATCAAATCCATGCAGGCTCTTAAGTCGTGTAGTTATACAAAGTCACAAACCTGTATTATCGACGAAAATCTCGTTCCTTGTAGATTGAGATGCATGGCCTCTCTGTTTACTTTAAACATCATTCAAGCGGACAACAGGTGGATGTTAATTTGCCTAAAACCGACATTTTTCATCTTCACTAATAGCTGATCCATTTTGCTGTGCTACTTATTTACTGTTCTCTGCAATGACTGTTTGGAGATGCTGCTCCACAAAATTCAGTGGTGAATAGATGTGTCTTGTGTATTTATCATACATCTGTTCACTTTAAGCCAATATTCGAGCCTTTTGCCCTGTTACATCAAATTGCATTATTCACTTAAATAAATAGGTATGAATAAGGTTACTCAAAAAAATGCTTTCGCAGCAACAAATCTGACAAAACTGCAAAAGTTCACCCTTAAGAagagggatatatatatatagcattggTTCTGCACTTCTGCATGCTAAAGTACTCCACATGATACAGCAGGCTGGCTTTCCATCCATAAGGTTACAAATGGGCAGGATTGCCGTTTCTGTTTGAGATAAACCAAAGGAGTTGCAAGTTAGAATAAAGCATTTATAGTCACATCATGCATACAGTTtcagtactacctccgtcccaaaataagtgcagtcgtggaaattcgtgtctaacgtttgaccgtccgtcttatttgaaaactttatgatttttttaaaaaaaattagtcagacataaagtactatttatgttctATCAtttaatagcaataaaaatagta of the Oryza sativa Japonica Group chromosome 2, ASM3414082v1 genome contains:
- the LOC4329882 gene encoding uncharacterized protein, with product MNLIGQSSVEIMEEAVDASAALDPKLAPLLLFGGHGDATFLYSVPKRALLAPMPTPTRVGDGGVDDMMRGHRWWTTAQGWLLMARRGSPCTFLWDPFTGRRVRLPPDHDGTVLTAEGSHRRRCLLSCCGPMDPTSCTDLVIDLADPELWYCRPGDNHWVKLHQQPYQYRNPAHRDAIISFLRKFTAIDGKFYTELHTGNVGVLEFSPEVAEGN